The segment GCGGTGCCATGGTTTTCAAACAGCGCGGCGATGCTGGACAGGGTCAGCGTGGTCATACGAGCACCTTGCGGATCTGGGCGGAGACGATGTCGAGGCCGGTCACGAACACGATGATGATGATCATCACCGCACAGGTTTGCGCATATTGGAAGCTGCGGATGATCTCCCACAGCACGGTGCCGATGCCGCCTGCGCCGACAATGCCGACCACCGAAGCGGAGCGCACGTTCGACTCGAAGCGATACAGTGCGAACGACAGCCACAGCGGCAACACTTGCGGAATCACGCCGTAGACGATTTCTTCGATCGGGCCGGCGCCCGTGGCGCGCACGCCTTCGACGGGGCGCGGATCGATCGCTTCCACGGCTTCGGCGAACAGCTTGGCCAGCACGCCCATGGTGTGGATCCAGAGTGCCAGCACGCCGGCGAACGGTCCCAGACCCACGGCGACGATGAACAGCATCGCGAAGACCATTTCATTGATCGCGCGGCAGGCATCCATCAGACGGCGGGCGGGTTGATAGATCCAGGGCGGCACGATGTTGGCCGAGCAAAGCAGGCCGAACGGCACGGCCAT is part of the Cupriavidus metallidurans CH34 genome and harbors:
- the phnE gene encoding phosphonate ABC transporter, permease protein PhnE; amino-acid sequence: MTATAKPGLPPTPQSTVRPPRNSLSVMLIWAIVLATLAMSWQGADMRPMDLFRDSGNMAKFAADFFPPDFRDWHTYLDEMLVTVQIALWGTALAVVMAVPFGLLCSANIVPPWIYQPARRLMDACRAINEMVFAMLFIVAVGLGPFAGVLALWIHTMGVLAKLFAEAVEAIDPRPVEGVRATGAGPIEEIVYGVIPQVLPLWLSFALYRFESNVRSASVVGIVGAGGIGTVLWEIIRSFQYAQTCAVMIIIIVFVTGLDIVSAQIRKVLV